A DNA window from Arachis duranensis cultivar V14167 chromosome 3, aradu.V14167.gnm2.J7QH, whole genome shotgun sequence contains the following coding sequences:
- the LOC107478205 gene encoding uncharacterized protein LOC107478205: protein MMFMNKDCDPILCRTFPTFLDGVALIWFSNLPEGYISNFDELSDQFVNHFAASKIYVHNFDYLSTIKQGPNESLKDYMTRFAEATNEIPNINPEVHLHALKSGLQPRKFQESIVIAKPKTLVEFRKKATTQIEVEEFRTLRRADKPISNREEERQNWQSNGRTDQRTSRLTPKFDNYTPPKCKKGGHHKGHIELKTHQTPKQGRYISGPTTRG, encoded by the coding sequence ATGATGTTCATGAATAAGGATTGCGACCCGATTCTATGTCGTACCTTCCCAACTTTCCTAGATGGAGTCGCCCTAATTTGGTTTTCCAACCTCCCTGAAGGTTACATTTCGAACTTTGACGAACTATCAGACCAGTTCGTCAACCACTTCGCCGCATCCAAAATATATGTCCACAACTTTGATTACCTAAGCACCATCAAACAGGGACCAAACGAAAGCCTAAAAGATTACATGACCAGGTTTGCCGAAGCAACCAACGAGATACCTAACATAAACCCCGAAGTCCACCTCCACGCCTTAAAGAGCGGCCTCCAACCAAGAAAATTTCAAGAATCCATAGTCATCGCAAAGCCAAAGACCTTGGTCGAGTTCCGCAAAAAAGCAACGACACAGATCGAAGTCGAAGAATTCCGAACACTGCGAAGAGCAGATAAACCTATCTCAAACAGAGAGGAGGAAAGGCAAAACTGGCAATCAAACGGCAGAACAGATCAGAGAACGTCCAGGCTAACACCCAAATTCGACAACTACACCCCCCCTAAATGCAAAAAGGGAGGACATCATAAAGGACATATTGAACTCAAAACTCATCAAACCCCCAAACAGGGCCGGTACATATCAGGACCAACGACACGTGGATAG
- the LOC107478098 gene encoding U11/U12 small nuclear ribonucleoprotein 25 kDa protein isoform X3 has translation MDAEGSSQSQLKIPDAAARESSNSSAPSNQIDVGEYEYNEGGLKKAKLQSMLRVLLDDPLLSDVPKNPTLADVDTLLSLELGSAMRLSVLKLDGTSFEVTVMNSATVKDLKLAIKKKVNDMEQSGLGHRHISWKHVWANYCLAYHNNKLLHDDDPLQNFGIRNNSQVHFVSFVMTKESRRHSKRRKHRFFHGLNKLSHEKNCED, from the exons ATGGATGCAGAAGGGAGTTCCCAAAGCCAACTAAAAATTCCAGATGCAGCTGCAAGAGAGAGTAGCAACTCTTCTGCACCATCAAATCAA ATTGATGTGGGAGAGTATGAATACAATGAAGGTGGTTTGAAGAAGGCAAAACTGCAATCAATGCTGAGAGTGTTGTTGGATGATCCTCTGCTGTCTGATGTCCCCAAGAATCCGACCTTGGCAGATGTTGATACCCTCCTCAGCCTTGAACTTGGCAGTGCCATGCGTCTCTCTGTCTTAAAACTAGATGGAACTTCATTTG AGGTGACAGTGATGAATTCAGCAACAGTCAAAGATTTAAAACTTGCTATCAAGAAAAAAGTGAATGACATGGAGCAATCCGGTTTGGGTCATCGCCATATTTCTTG GAAGCATGTATGGGCAAATTATTGCTTGGCATATCATAACAACAAACTCCTACATGATGATGACCCGCTTCAGAATTTTGGCATACGTAATAATTCCCAG GTGCATTTTGTGTCCTTTGTCATGACCAAAGAGTCTCGTAGGCATTCAAAGAGGAGAAAGCATCGCTTTTTTCATGGCCTTAATAAGCTTTCACATGAAAAAAATTGTGAAGACTGA